The Stenotrophomonas sp. ZAC14D1_NAIMI4_1 DNA segment CCGGCCCACCCGCCCGCTGCGCAGTGGCGAGAAGCGCAGCCCCAGCGCGATGTTGTCGCGCACGCTGAGGAACGGCAGCAGGTTGAACTGCTGGAAGATCACGCCCAGCTGGTCGGCGCGGAAACGGTCGCGGGCCGACGGCCTGAGTGCGTGCAGCGGCGTACCGGCGACCCTCACCTCGCCCTGCTCCGGCGTCAGCACGCCCGCCAGCAGGCCCAGCAGGGTGCTCTTGCCCGAACCGCTGGCACCCCGCAGCAGCACACTGCTGCCCGGGGCAATCTGCAGCTGCGGGATATCCAGCACGGCGCGCCCGCCGTAGCTGAAGCGCACCTGGTCCAGCGCGATCACCGCAGCGGACGTCATGGCGCAAGCACCACGCGCAGGTTGTCGGCGCTCAGCACGGTGCGGCCCTGGCCGGCCGGGGTGGCCGTGTTGACGATGACCTCGTGCAGGTTCGGGAAGGCCTTGGGCAGCGACAGCACCAGCACGCGCAGCGCGGCGGGGTTGGCGCACTGGTAGCTCAGCTCGGCAGTGAAGCCTGCGTGCGCATGCTTGCCCGCTGCCGTGGCCGGCGTCGCCGCTGCGGCAGCGAAGCCTTCGGCGTGCGCGTCACGGTGCAACGGCGTGCACTGCGCTGCGCTGGGCAGGGTCAGCCAGTCGGCACGCTTCAACGCAGCCAGTGCCGAGGCCAGTGCGGCCTGTTCGACCGGGGTGGCCGGCGGCCGTTCGAAATCGAGGATGCCGATGCCCGGTGCCTGCAGGGCGAGCTCAAGCCTGCCCTGGTCCAGGGCGAGGTCGACGGTGGCCTGGCCATGCACGTGGGCACCGAGCTGGCGAACGTCATGGGCGTGCACGGCGGGGGCGGCAAACAACAGGAACAGCAAAACAGAACGCTTCATGGGGGAGTCTCACGTTGTTACTATGTAACATTATGGACCACATCCCCACACCGCCCGCAAGGGCATTGCCCCAGCCGCCTGTTTCGGCACGCTGGCACCCCCGTCTCGACCTGGCTGGCGCGTGGCTGTCCCTGGCCTGCGCCGCGCACTGCGTCACCCTGCCCCTGCTGCTGGCCTTCGTGCCTGCGGCGATGATGGCGCTGCGTTCATTCCAGCACCCGGCCCACGGCGCGATGACCGCGCTGCTGGTGATGTCACGCTGGGAATGGGTGTTCGCCCTGGTGGCGTCCAGCGTGGCCGCCGCGAGCACCGCCTCCGGCTGGCGCCGGCATGGCCAGACCGGTCCGCTGCGCCTGGCCGCGTGCGGTGCGTTCGCGCTGCTGTCGTCCTCGCTGTACCTGCCCCTGAAGGAATCGCTGGTGTGGCATGGCGTGGCGACCGCCTGCGGCGGTGTGCTGCTGGCCGCTGCGCATATCCGCAACCGCCGGGCGCTGCACCGCACCCGGTAGCCGTCCACCTTGGTGGACGTTCAAAACGTGCCAACCAAGGTCGGCCTCTACACGGCGTCGGGGGCCAATCCCTGCGCGTCGCGTTCGCGCAGCAGGTCGGCGAAGGCCTTCAACGGCGGCGGCAGGTGCCGGTGGCCTGGGAAGTACAGGTACAGGCCGGGGAACGGCGGGCACCAGGCATCCAGCACCGGTACGAGCGCGCCGCTGTCGAGGTCATCGCGGATATGCCATTCGGACAGGAAGGCCAGGCCAACCCCGGCCAGCGCCGCCGCCCGTGCCGCCTGCAGTTCACCCACCACCAGGCGCGCCGGTGGATCAACCTGCAGCACCTGGCCGCGGTGTTCCAGCTCCCAGCGATACACGCCGCCGTGCGACAGGCGCATGCGGATCGCGCCGTGCCCGGCCAGCGCATCGGGCGTATCCGGCGTACCGTGCGCGGCCAGGTACGCAGGCGACGCGACCACGCGCATGCGCTGCTGTCGATAGAGCGGCAAGGCCACCATGTCCTGTGGCACCTGCTCATGCAGGCGCACGCCGGCATCGAAGCCATCGGCCACGATGTCCACCAGCCGGGCCTCGGCGGACAGCTCCAGCCGCACCTGCGGGTAGCGCTGCACGAAGGCCGCCACCAACCCGGCCAGCATGCGCGTGCTTTCCGGCGGCACGCTGATGCGCAACGCGCCACTGGGGTGCTGCGCGTCGCCGTGCAGTTCTTCGGCCGCCGCCTGGATCTCGGCCAGCGCAGGGCCGATGCGCGCGACGTAGCGAGCGCCGGCTTCGGTCAGGGCCACGCTGCGCGTGGTGCGGTGGAACAGGCGCGCCTGCAGGCGCCCTTCCAGGCTCGCCACGGCATGGCTCAGCGCCGAGGTGGACATGCCCAGTTCGCGCGCGGCCGCACGGAAGCTGCCGCGGCGGGCCACGGCCAGCACGGCATCAAGTTCAACCAGCCCGGAACGATGCATGGCACGCCTTCAATCATCCCGAAAACCGGGACACCCCATCCACGATAGACCGGATTCCCCGCACGGTCGAGCAGCGCCAGACTCTGCCCACACCCTCTCACTCCCCAGGAACCGGCCATGCAACGCATCGACCAGCACTTCATCAACGGCGCTTTCGTGGCGTCCCACGGCCAGCACCTCGCCAACCTGCACAACCCCGCCACCGAAGCAGTCATCGGCACGGTACGGCTGGGCGACGCGGTCGATGCCGAACGTGCAGTGGCCGCGGCCAAGGCCGCCCTTCCCGCACAGGCCGCGCGCAGCGTGGCCGAGCGCCTGGCCATGCTCGGCCGCTTCCGCGATGCGATGGCCGAGCGCCAGGATGCCCTGCACGCGGCGGTGCTGGCCGAGTACGGTGCGCCCTCGGCCCGTTCGCGCTGGATGGTCGAGCACCCCGTGCAGGTGATCGACGAGGCGATGCGCGTGCTGGCCGATTTCCCGTTCCAGCGCAGCGTCGGCCAGGCCCAGGTGCATCTGCTGCCGGTGGGCGTGGCCGGCCTGATCACACCCTGGAACAGCAATGCGTCCTTCATCTGCGGCAAGCTTGCGACCGCGCTGGCGGCCGGCTGTACCGCCGTGGTCAAGCCCAGCGAGATGTCAGCGCTGCAGACCCAGGTGGTGATGGAGGCGCTGCACGCGGCGCAGCTGCCGGCCGGCGTTGCCAACATCGTCAACGGCCTGGGCCAGGACGTCGGCGCCGTGCTCAGCGCATCGCCCGACGTGGCCAAGATCTCCTTTACCGGGTCCACCGCCACCGGCCGCGCGATCCTGCGGTCCAGTGCGGACACCTTCAAGCGTGTCACCCTCGAGCTGGGCGGCAAGTCGCCCACGGTGATCCTCGACGATGCCGACCCGCAGGCGGCCGCAGCGCTGGCCGTGCAGGCCGGTTTCATCAACAGTGGCCAGGCCTGCATTGCGGGCACCCGCATCCTGGTGCCCGAATCGCGCCGGGCGGCGTTCGAGGATGCCCTCGCGGCTGCCGTACAAGCCGTGCGCAGTGGCGACCCGCGCGATGCCGCGACCACGGTCGGGCCGATGGTCAGCGAACGGCAGTGGCAGCGCGTGCAGGGCTACATCACGACCGGCATCGCAGAAGGCGCGCGGCTGCTGGCCGGTGGCGAAGGGCGCCCCGAGGGGCTGCAGAAGGGCTGGTTCGTGCGCCCTACCCTGTTCACCGACGTGCGCAACGACATGACCATTGCCCGCGAGGAAATCTTCGGGCCGGTGCTGGGCGTGATCGGCTACCGCGACGAGGAAGAGGCGGTGGCCATCGCCAATGACACCGCCTACGGATTGAGTGCGCTGGTGATCGGCAGTGATGAAGCGCGGGCGACGGCGGTGGCGCGGCAGATCCAGTCCGGCCGGGTGCTGGTGAATACCCTGCGGCATGAGCCGATGGCCCCGTTCGGCGGCATGAAGCAGTCGGGCATCGGCCGCGAGAGTGGCGCGTGGGGGCTGGAAGCGTTCCTGGAGGCACAGACGCTGGTGGTTGGCTGACCCACGCACGCCATCACTCATCGAACGGCCGTTGCCCCAGCGTCTGCATCACATGGTCCACGAAACAGGTGATGCGTGCCGCCAGCGCGGTGTTGCGGTAGTAGACCGCGTTGATCGGCTGCAGCACGTCCTGGGTCTGCCGCGCGAACAGCTGCACCAGCCGCCCTGCGCGGCGATCCTCACGGGTGAGGAAGTCGGACAGGCAGGCAATGCCCAGCCCGGCCACGGCCATCTGCCGCAACGTTTCACCACTGGACGAGGCGATGGCCGGCTGGATGACGAACGGGCCACCGTCGGCGTCACGCAGCGGCCATTCGTTGAGCGAGCTGGGCTGGGTGAAGCCCAGCAGATCATGCTCGCGCAACTGGGCGATGCGGCTGGGCGAGCCGCGCCGCTGCAGGTAGTCCGGGCTGGCCACCACGCGGATGCGGCTGTGGCCGATCGGCCGTGCGTGCAGGGTGGAATCACGCAGCACGCCGATGCGGAACGCCACATCGGTGCGCTTCTCGATCAGGTCGGTGATGCCCTCGTTGGAGTTCAGTTCCAGCTCCACCTGCGGGTAGCGCTCGCGGAAGCCCGCCAGCAAGGGCACGATCACGTGCAGCATGAAGGGCGTGGCGGCATCCACGCGCAGGCGTCCCACCGGCTGCAGGCGGCGGGCGGCCATCTGTTCCTCGGCCTCGTCCACCGTGGCCAGGATGGTGCGCGCGTACTCGAGGAAGGCCGCACCTTCTTCGGTCAGTTCAAGACGCCGGGTGGTCCGCCGCAGCAGCGTGGTCTGCAGCTTGTCCTCCAGCCGCGCCAGGGTGCGGCTGGTGGCCGAGATGGTCAGTTCCAGTGCCTCGGCCGCTGCGGTGATCGAGCCGCTGTCGACCACCGCGACGAAGGCCTTCATCTCATCCAGGGTGGTCTTCATTCTTTACTCCGGCGCAAAAGCGTTTCCCGTATACACGGCTTAATCGGCAAATGTAAAGCCGCCAGACTGGCCCCCGTCGGAGCACTCCGCTCCCCTTCCAGCCTGGAGCCATCCATGAGCATTCCTTCCTTTGGCGTCGGCACCTTCCGCCTGACCAGCCAGACCGTCATCGACTCGGTGCGCAACGCGCTCGACGTCGGCTACCGCGCCATCGACACCGCGCAGATCTACGGCAATGAGGCCGAGGTCGGCCGGGCCATCGCTGAATCCGGCGTGCCGCGTGAGCAGCTGTTCCTGACCACCAAGATCTGGGTCGACAACCATGCCGCCGACGCGCTGATCCCCAGCCTGCGCGACAGCCTGGCCAAGCTGCGCACCGACCATGTCGACCTGCTGCTGATCCACTGGCCCGCCCCCGGCAGCGCCGTCGAGCTGCGCGAATACATGACCGCGCTGGCCGAAGCGAAGACGCTGGGCCTGGCCCGGCAGATCGGCGTGTCCAACTTCAACATCGAGCTGACCCGCCAGGCCATCGAGGTCGTCGGCGCCGGCCAGATCGCCACCAACCAGATCGAACTGAGCCCGTACCTGCAGAGCCCGGCGCTGACCGCGTTCCTGAAGGACCAGGGCATCACCGTGACCTCGTACATGACCCTGGCCTACGGCAAGGTACTGAAAGACCCGGTGCTGGCCCGCATCGCCGACAAGCACCAGGCCACGGTGGCCCAGGTGGCGCTGGCCTGGGCGCTGCAGCTGGGCTACGCCGTCATCCCCTCGTCGACCAAGCGCGAGAACCTGGCCAGCAACCTGCTCGCCCAGGACCTGCATCTGGATGCCGAGGACATGGCCGCGATCGCCGCGCTGGAACGCAACGGCCGCGAGGTCGACCCGCCGGGCCTGGCCCCGGCCTGGGACTGAGGCGCATCGACATGGGCAGTGCGTTGACGCGGCTGCGTGCCGGTGGCTTCAGCATCGGCATCGAAGCCCCCCTGGACAATGACTGGACGCCGCTGGGCGAACAGGCGCGCCGTGCCGCGCGGCGCCTGCCCGGCGAACCCGACCTGCAGCGGCATGCCGAACTCGCGCGGCTGGCCGACCGCCTCGGCTTCCGCGCGCTGTGGGTACGCGACGTGCCGGTGTACGACCCCGCCTTCGGCGATGCCGCGCAGGTGTTCGAGGTGTTCACGTACCTGGGCTACCTGGCCGGCATCACCGACAACATCCTGCTGGGCACCGGCGCGGTGGTCCTGCCGATCCGCGAGCCGCTGCTGACCCTGAAGTCGGCACGCAGCGTGCAGCAGCTCAGCGATGACCGCCTGCTGCTGGGCGTGGCCAGCGGCGACCGGCCCGTGGAGTACCCGCTGTTCGGTCGTGACTTCGACACCCGGGGCAGCCGCTTCCGCGACCAGGTCGCGCTGCTGCGCGAGGGCGGCGCCGCGCACCTGCCGCAGGGGTTGGACGTGCTGCCTGCGGGCGGGCCGGCGCTGCCGCTGTTCGTGGCCGGCCTGGCCCAGCAGCAGCCGGCGTGGATCGGCCAGCACATGGACGGTTGCCTGGCCTACCCCGGCACGCCGCAGGACCATGCGCAGCGTGTGGCAGCGTGGCGTGCGGTCGCCGGTGACAAGCCCTATGCCAGCTTCATCCACCTGGACCTGCTGGCCCAGGCGGACGCGCCGTTGCAACGCTGGCGCTTCGGCCTGCGCGGCGGCCGCAACGCGCTGATGGCCGAACTGCAGGCCATGCAGGCCGCTGGCGTGGACCACATCGGGCTGCAGTTCCGGCGCAACGAACGGCCCTTGGCCGAAACCTTCCACGAGATCGCCGAGCATGTGCTGCCGCACTTCACCGCGCACGCTCCTGCGATGGCTGTCTGAGCCAGGCGCTGGCCAGTGATGCCAGGTAGTGCCGGCCGCTGGCCGGCAACTGCGTAGCGCCCGCGTGGCAGAGGTGCCGGCCAGCGGCCGGCACTACCCGTCCTGGTCGAATACCCCGGCCACCCAGTCGATGAACACCCGCAGGCGGGGAGAAGGCGTGCGGTTGCGCGGGTAGACCACGCTGAGCGGACTGGGCGTGGGCGGCGCCTCCGGCAGCAGCTCGACCAGCTGCCCGCGCGCAATGTACGGGTCCATGCGGTAGCGAGGCGCCTGGATGATGCCCAGCCCCGCCAGCGCGGCGCCAAGAAACGCATCCGCGCCGGAAACGCGCACCCGTGCCGGCAGCGGCAGGTAGCGGACCTGCCCACCGAGCTGGAATTCCAGCGGAATCAGCTGCCCGGTGGCGCTGGATCGATAGCCGACCATTTCGTGGCCGTCCTGCAGGGCATCGATGCTGCCCGGCACGCCCCGGGCCTGCAGGTAGCCAGGCGAGGCCACCGTGACTTCGCGCAGCAAGGCCAGCCTTCGCGCGGCCAGATCGCTGTCGGCCAGGCTGCCGACCCGCAGCGCCGCGTCCACGCCTTCCCGCAGCAGGTCCACGTAGCGGTCGCCTTCGCTGACATCCAGTTCAATCTCCGGGTAGCGCTGCAGGAAGTCCGGCAGGTGCGGAAACAACAGGTGGCGGCCCAGCGTGCCGTGTACCTCGATGCGCAGCGGGCCGCGTGGCGGCACGTCACGGAAGGCGGCCTCGGCATCGTCCATGTCAGCGATCAGGCGCAGGCAGCGGCCGTAGAACGCCTCGCCTTCCAGGGTCGGCACCACCAGCCGCGTGGTCCGGTGCAGCAGGCGCACGCCCAGGCGCTGTTCCAGCGCCTTGATCGCATCGGTCACCGTCGCCCGTGGCAGGCCCAGGTCTTCAGACGCGCGGGTGAAGCTGCGGCGTTCGACGATGCGGACGAAGGCACGCATGGCGGTGAAGCGATCCATTGTTCGGCCTGCCGGATGATGTTGGCGGATCATGCCAGATTATCCGGACGCGCGGCTGCGCGAAGATGACCCTGCGCCGATCGGGCGTGTCCTGCTGGAACCGAACATGACCGTTGCCTCCTCCCCTTCCGTCGCCCTGGTCACCGGTGGCTCGCGCGGTATCGGCGCGGCCATCTCGCGTCGCCTGGCTGCCGATGGCCATGCCGTGGCCATCAACTACGCCGGGCGCCGCGATGATGCTGAAGCGCTGGCGGCCGAACTGACCGCCGCCGGGGGCCAGGCCATCGCACTGCAGGCCGACGTCGCCGACCCGCAGGCCGTCCGCCAGCTGTTCGATGCCATCGAGGCGCGCTTCGGTGGCGTCGACGTGGTGGTCAACAGTGCCGGCGTCCTGCAGCTGGCCGCGCTGGCCGACAGCGACGACGCACTGTTTGAGCGGGTGATGGGCATCAACCTGAAGGGCGCGTTCAACGTCCTGCGCGAAAGCGCGCGACGGGTCCGCGACGGCGGCCGCATCGTCACCCTGTCCACCAGCGTGGTCGGCATCAAGCTGGAGAACTACAGCGTCTATGCGGCCAGCAAGGCAGCGGTGGAGACGCTCGGTGCGATCCTCAGCAAAGAGCTGCGCGGGCGCGGCATCACGGTCAATGCGGTGGCACCGGGCCCGACCGCCACCGATCTGTTCCTGGATGGCAAGTCGCCGGAGCTGATTGATCGTCTTGCGAAGATGAATCCGCTCGAGCGACTGGGCACGCCGGAAGACATCGCAGGCGCGGTGGCGTTCCTGGCCGGTGCCGATGGCGGATGGATCAACGGCCAAGTGCTGCGTGCCAATGGCGGGATGGTGTAACCGGTAGCGCCGGGCCATGCCCGGCGGCGGTACCGGTAGTCGTCCACCGCAGTGGACGGTCCCAACGTGCCAACCAAGGTTGGCACCTACCGGGCCGCCTCCCGCCTGCGGTGCACCCAGTAATACAACGTCGGCAGCACCAGCAGCGTCAGCAGCATCGCCGACAGCAGGCCGCCGATCACCACCACCGCCAGCGGCTTCTGCGTCTCCGCACCGATGGCATGCGAGGTGGCCATCGGCAGCAGGCCGAACATCGCCAGCAACGCGGTCATCAGCACCGTGCGCAGGCGCTGCAGCGAACCCTGCACCACCGACTGCAGCAGATCCATGCCCTGCTCGCGCAGCTGGGCGAAGCGGCTGAGCATCACTACGCCGTTCAGCACCGCCTGGCCGAACAATGCAATGAAGCCGATCGCGGCTGACACTGAGAGCGGAATGCCGGTCACCCACAGGGCCAGGATGCCGCCGATCATCGCCAGCGGCACGTTGGCCAGGATCAGTGCCGCACTGCTGATGTCCTTGAACGCATCGAACAGCAGCACGAAGATGATCAGCACCGACAGCGGGATCACCCAGCCCAGCCGCTTCATCGCGCGCTGCTGGTTCTCGAACTCGCCCGACCATTCCAGACGGTAGCCGTCGGGCAGTGCGACGCTGGCATCCACCCGCGAACGCATGTCGGCCACCACGCTGCCCATGTCGCGGCCGGCGATGAAGATGCTCACGGCCTTCACCCGCTGCGCATTCTCGCGGGAAATGTTGATCGCACCGCTGGCCATGCGGAACTCAGCCACATCGGACAACGTCACCGTATGCCCATCGCCGATCCCCACTGGCACCATGCGCAGGCGCTGCAGGTCGCGGTCGGCATCGTCCAGGCGCAGGGTGATCGGGAACCTGCGGTCGCCCTCCCACAGCTCGCCCACTTCGCGGCCGCCCAGGGCGGTTTCGATCACCTCGTCGATGTCGCGTACGTTCAGCCCGTAGCGCGCGGCACGGTCGCGGTCGATCTCGATCTGCAGCTGCGGCAGCGAACCATCGCGGTCGATGAAGGCGCTCTCCACGCCGTCCACGCCACGCACCTGGCCGAGGATGGCCTGGGCCTGCCGATTCAGCACGTCCAGGTCGGCACCGCTGACCTTGATGACGACCTGGCCCTTGATCTGCGAGATGCTCTCCAGGATGTTGTCGCGCACCGGCTGCGAGATCGAGAACTCCGGCCCGGGAATGCGCTGTTCGAGCGTGCGCTGCAGGTCGGCGATCAGTTGCCGCTTGTCCACGCCCTTGGGCCATTCCTTCTCAGGCTTCAGCGCCACAAGCGCCTCGATCTGATTCGCGCCCTTGGCATCGGAGCCGTCTTCGGGCCGCCCAAGCTTGGCCACCACCGTCGACACCTGCGGATAGGTGTTCACCAGTTCGCGGATGCGCCGCGACTGCTGCTGCGCTTCGGCCAGGCTGGTGCTGGGGTCGAGGGTGGCGGTGAGCCAGATCGACCCCTCATCCAGCTCGGGCAGGAACTCCGAGCCCAGCCGCGTGCCCAGCGCCAAGGTGCCGACCAGCAGGGCCACGGCGGTCAGCACCACTGCCCGCGGTCGGGCCAGGGCGCGTTCCAGCACCGGCTGGTACCAGCCGGTCAGCCGGTCCATCAGCGGGTTCCCGCCGCGCATGCGGTCGCAGCGCAGCCACCAGTAGCAGAACAGCGGCACCACGGTGAGCGCCAGGATCAGTGCGCCGATCAATGCCGAGGTCACCGAGTAGGCCATCGGTGCGAACATCCGGCCTTCCTGCCGCTGCAGGGTGAAGATCGGAATATGCGCGGCGATGATGATGAGCATCGAGAAGAACGTCGGCCGCCCGACCTCCGAGGCCGCCGACAGCACGGTGGAGAACCGTGTCTTCCGGTCCGCGCTGGGTGGCAGCGCGGACAAGCGTGAAACGATGTGCTCGGTGACGATGACCGCACCGTCGATGATGATGCCGAAGTCCATCGCCCCCAGCGACAGCAGGTTGGCCGGCACGCCCCACAGGTGCAGGCCGAGGAAGGTGGACAGCAGCGCCAGCGGCATCATCGCCGCCACGATCAGCGCCGCGCGGGCGTTGTACAGGAACAGCCAGAGCACCAGGAACACCAGCACCGCACCTTCCAGCAGGTTGCGGAACACCGTCTTCAACGTGGTCGACACCAGCCAGGAGCGGTCATAGAACGGCTCGATGCTGACCCCGACCGGCAGCTGGCCGGCCTCGATCTCGGCCACGCGCGCATGCAGGGCATCAAGCACATCGGACGGATTTTCGCCCTTGCGCATCAGCACCATGCCGAACACCGCGTCGTCATTGTCGTCCTGGCCGACCAGCCCCTGCCGCGGCAGGCCGGTGTCGGCGATGCTGGCCAGGTCACGCACCAGCACCGGCGTGCCGCCCTTCTGCGCCACCACCACGCTGCCGATGTCGGCGGGCGAGCGCATCAGGCCGACGCCGCGGATCAGGAACTGCTGCTGGCCGCGTTCGACATAGCCACCACCGGCATTGGAGCTGCCCTTCTCCAGCGCTTCGGAGAACTCCCCCAGGCTGATGCCACGGTCGCGCAGCTTGTCCAGATCCGGCTTGACCTGGAAGGTGCGCGCGTAGCCGCCGAAGCTGATCACATCGGCCACGCCGGGCACGGTGCGCAGGCCACGCTCCATCACCCATTCCTGCACCGTGCGCAGCTCGGTGGGGCTCATGTGCGGTGCCTTCAGCACGTAGCGGTAGATCTCGCCCACCGCCGAGCTCATCGCTTCAAGCTCCGGCGTCACGCCTTCGGGCAGCTCCACGCCCTGCAGGCGCTCCAGCACCTGTTGCCGGGCGAAGTAGTCATCGGCCTTGTCATCGAAGGTCAGGATGATCATCGACAGGCCGAACTGCGTGTGCGAGAACACCCGCACCGAGTGCGGAATGCCCGACAACGCCACTTCCAGTGGCATCGTCACCTCGCGCTCAACCTCCTCGGCCGCGCGGCCCGGGTGCAGCGACACCACCGTCACCTGGGTGTCGGACACATCGGGGAAGGCCTCGACCGGCAGCACGCGGAACGCCGCAACGCCGCCACCGATGAACAGCAGCAGCGCCAGCATCACCATCAGCGGCTGGCGCAGGCAGTACGCAATCAAACGGTCGATCATGGTGCGGCGCGCCCCGTGCCGGAGGTGGACGTGGCCGGCGCGGTATCCACCAGCTGCTGCAGCAGCAGCCCACCTTCAACCACCACGCGGCTGCCGGCGGGCAGGCCCTCGCGTACCCACAGGCGGCCATCGCCCAGTTCTTCGGCCTGCACGGCACGGCGCGCGTAGTGCCCCTTGCCTTCATCCACGAACACGACCTGCCTGCCGTCGATCAGCAGCACCGCCGCATCCGGCAGCGATACGCCGCCCTGCCCCGGCAGCGCGACCTGGGCCCGTACGTACTGCCCCGCCTTGAGGCTGCGGTTGCGGTTGTCCAGCTCGGCGCGGGCCTGCACCACGCGGCGCTCGCTGTCGACGAAGTCATCGACGTGCTGCAGCGTGGCCTGCAGCGTGCTGCCATCGGCGGCCGGCACACGCACCTGCATGCCGGGCCGCAGGCGACCAGCCAGGCTTTCCGGGATGTCCAGCAGCAGCCACAGGCGATCGGGATCACCGATGACCGCCAGCGGCTGCTCGCTGTCCGGGCCGACGTTCATGCCGGGGCTCATGCGCCGTTCCACCAGCACGCCGTCGATGGGCGCGCGCAGCGGCAATCGCTGGTCAACGCGGTTGCCATTGCCATAGGCGGTAGCAAACGCGGCGGCGCGGGCTTGGTCGGCCTGGCTGCCGGCAAAATGCGCTTCCGCCTCGTCCAGTTCGCGGCCTGAGGCCACGCCGGCGGCATGCAGCTCGCGGGTGCGCTCCAGCTCACGCCGGGCCTGCTGCAGTTCAGCCTGCCCACGCACACCCTCCGCCTGCGCCTGGCCGAACTCCGGCGAGGTGATCCAGGCGATGATCTGGCCGGCCTTCACCTTCTGCCCCGGCTGCGCCTCGATGCGCGACACCTGCCCCGGCATCGGGGACCGCAGGGCGCTGGAGCGGGTTTCGTCCCACACGATGCGGCCTGGCAGCTGCAGCGATGCGCTGGCCCCCTCGCCGACGGCTTCGCTGCGCAATACCTCCAGCTGGCGGCTGTCGGCCGGGAACTGGATCTGGCCGGCAGTGACGGCCGGCGCAGGATCGGCATGGGTCGCCGGCTCACGCCCGCAGCCGGACAGCAGGGCCAGCGCGAGCAGTGCAGGCAACACCGCGCGGCGCGCACGCGGTTGGGTGTTGTCACGCGGGGTCATGGGGTATCTCCTTGGGCTACAGAGGTGGCCGCGTTCCAGCGCGCCAACGCAACGGCATGGTCGGCACGCGCCTGGATCAGCGCGGCTTCGAAGTCGCGCCAGCTGCGGCGCGCATCCA contains these protein-coding regions:
- a CDS encoding ABC transporter ATP-binding protein, giving the protein MTSAAVIALDQVRFSYGGRAVLDIPQLQIAPGSSVLLRGASGSGKSTLLGLLAGVLTPEQGEVRVAGTPLHALRPSARDRFRADQLGVIFQQFNLLPFLSVRDNIALGLRFSPLRSGRVGRPVDDEIKRLLQALQLPPDLLLRRAGTLSVGQQQRVAAARALIGRPAVLLADEPTSALDRGAATAFLQLMAAQCAAAGTTAVVVSHDDSLQPLFDRVVQLQDINHAGAVHA
- a CDS encoding DUF2796 domain-containing protein, whose amino-acid sequence is MKRSVLLFLLFAAPAVHAHDVRQLGAHVHGQATVDLALDQGRLELALQAPGIGILDFERPPATPVEQAALASALAALKRADWLTLPSAAQCTPLHRDAHAEGFAAAAATPATAAGKHAHAGFTAELSYQCANPAALRVLVLSLPKAFPNLHEVIVNTATPAGQGRTVLSADNLRVVLAP
- a CDS encoding MerC domain-containing protein — its product is MDHIPTPPARALPQPPVSARWHPRLDLAGAWLSLACAAHCVTLPLLLAFVPAAMMALRSFQHPAHGAMTALLVMSRWEWVFALVASSVAAASTASGWRRHGQTGPLRLAACGAFALLSSSLYLPLKESLVWHGVATACGGVLLAAAHIRNRRALHRTR
- a CDS encoding LysR family transcriptional regulator; the protein is MHRSGLVELDAVLAVARRGSFRAAARELGMSTSALSHAVASLEGRLQARLFHRTTRSVALTEAGARYVARIGPALAEIQAAAEELHGDAQHPSGALRISVPPESTRMLAGLVAAFVQRYPQVRLELSAEARLVDIVADGFDAGVRLHEQVPQDMVALPLYRQQRMRVVASPAYLAAHGTPDTPDALAGHGAIRMRLSHGGVYRWELEHRGQVLQVDPPARLVVGELQAARAAALAGVGLAFLSEWHIRDDLDSGALVPVLDAWCPPFPGLYLYFPGHRHLPPPLKAFADLLRERDAQGLAPDAV
- a CDS encoding aldehyde dehydrogenase family protein, coding for MQRIDQHFINGAFVASHGQHLANLHNPATEAVIGTVRLGDAVDAERAVAAAKAALPAQAARSVAERLAMLGRFRDAMAERQDALHAAVLAEYGAPSARSRWMVEHPVQVIDEAMRVLADFPFQRSVGQAQVHLLPVGVAGLITPWNSNASFICGKLATALAAGCTAVVKPSEMSALQTQVVMEALHAAQLPAGVANIVNGLGQDVGAVLSASPDVAKISFTGSTATGRAILRSSADTFKRVTLELGGKSPTVILDDADPQAAAALAVQAGFINSGQACIAGTRILVPESRRAAFEDALAAAVQAVRSGDPRDAATTVGPMVSERQWQRVQGYITTGIAEGARLLAGGEGRPEGLQKGWFVRPTLFTDVRNDMTIAREEIFGPVLGVIGYRDEEEAVAIANDTAYGLSALVIGSDEARATAVARQIQSGRVLVNTLRHEPMAPFGGMKQSGIGRESGAWGLEAFLEAQTLVVG
- a CDS encoding LysR family transcriptional regulator, whose amino-acid sequence is MKTTLDEMKAFVAVVDSGSITAAAEALELTISATSRTLARLEDKLQTTLLRRTTRRLELTEEGAAFLEYARTILATVDEAEEQMAARRLQPVGRLRVDAATPFMLHVIVPLLAGFRERYPQVELELNSNEGITDLIEKRTDVAFRIGVLRDSTLHARPIGHSRIRVVASPDYLQRRGSPSRIAQLREHDLLGFTQPSSLNEWPLRDADGGPFVIQPAIASSSGETLRQMAVAGLGIACLSDFLTREDRRAGRLVQLFARQTQDVLQPINAVYYRNTALAARITCFVDHVMQTLGQRPFDE
- the dkgB gene encoding 2,5-didehydrogluconate reductase DkgB; translated protein: MSIPSFGVGTFRLTSQTVIDSVRNALDVGYRAIDTAQIYGNEAEVGRAIAESGVPREQLFLTTKIWVDNHAADALIPSLRDSLAKLRTDHVDLLLIHWPAPGSAVELREYMTALAEAKTLGLARQIGVSNFNIELTRQAIEVVGAGQIATNQIELSPYLQSPALTAFLKDQGITVTSYMTLAYGKVLKDPVLARIADKHQATVAQVALAWALQLGYAVIPSSTKRENLASNLLAQDLHLDAEDMAAIAALERNGREVDPPGLAPAWD
- a CDS encoding TIGR03571 family LLM class oxidoreductase, with product MGSALTRLRAGGFSIGIEAPLDNDWTPLGEQARRAARRLPGEPDLQRHAELARLADRLGFRALWVRDVPVYDPAFGDAAQVFEVFTYLGYLAGITDNILLGTGAVVLPIREPLLTLKSARSVQQLSDDRLLLGVASGDRPVEYPLFGRDFDTRGSRFRDQVALLREGGAAHLPQGLDVLPAGGPALPLFVAGLAQQQPAWIGQHMDGCLAYPGTPQDHAQRVAAWRAVAGDKPYASFIHLDLLAQADAPLQRWRFGLRGGRNALMAELQAMQAAGVDHIGLQFRRNERPLAETFHEIAEHVLPHFTAHAPAMAV
- a CDS encoding LysR family transcriptional regulator, coding for MDRFTAMRAFVRIVERRSFTRASEDLGLPRATVTDAIKALEQRLGVRLLHRTTRLVVPTLEGEAFYGRCLRLIADMDDAEAAFRDVPPRGPLRIEVHGTLGRHLLFPHLPDFLQRYPEIELDVSEGDRYVDLLREGVDAALRVGSLADSDLAARRLALLREVTVASPGYLQARGVPGSIDALQDGHEMVGYRSSATGQLIPLEFQLGGQVRYLPLPARVRVSGADAFLGAALAGLGIIQAPRYRMDPYIARGQLVELLPEAPPTPSPLSVVYPRNRTPSPRLRVFIDWVAGVFDQDG